A genome region from Hippopotamus amphibius kiboko isolate mHipAmp2 chromosome 1, mHipAmp2.hap2, whole genome shotgun sequence includes the following:
- the SSR2 gene encoding translocon-associated protein subunit beta, with protein sequence MRLLAFVALALCAVTQAEEGARLLASKSLLNRYAVEGRDLTLQYNIYNVGSSAALDVELSDDSFPPEDFGIVSGMLNVKWDRIAPASNVSHTVVLRPLKAGYFNFTSATITYLAQEDGPVVIGFTSAPGQGGILAQREFDRRFSPHFLDWAAFGVMTLPSIGIPLLLWYSSKRKYDTPKTKKN encoded by the exons ATGAGGCTGCTGGCATTCGTGGCTTTGGCTCTGTGTGCTGTCACTCAAGCAGAGGAAGGAGCCAGGCTTCTGGCTTCCAAATCACTGCTGAACAGATATGCCGTGGAGGGGCGAGACCTGACCTTACAGTACAACATCTACAATGTTGGCTCAAG CGCTGCATTAGATGTGGAATTGTCTGATGATTCCTTCCCTCCGGAAGACTTCGGCATTGTCTCTGGAATGCTGAACGTCAAATGGGACCGGATTGCTCC TGCTAGCAACGTCTCCCACACCGTGGTCCTGCGCCCTCTCAAGGCTGGCTATTTCAACTTCACCTCAGCAACTATTACTTACCTGGCCCAGGAGGATGGGCCCGTTGTG attggctttacCAGTGCACCTGGACAGGGAGGCATCCTGGCCCAGAGGGAGTTTGATAGGAGATTCTCCCCCCATTTC CTGGACTGGGCAGCCTTCGGGGTCATGACCCTCCCTTCCATCGGCATCCCCCTGCTGTTGTGGTACTCCAGCAAGAGGAAATATGACACCCCCAAAACCAAGAAGAACTGA